In the genome of Phycisphaerae bacterium, one region contains:
- a CDS encoding GTPase, with amino-acid sequence MNLDDTIVAISSPPGAAPRGIIRLSGPDARTIAARFFHADSSESLEPNVGQVESSRPAASLVGHVSIGRTSLPACAYLFNAPRSFTRQDIVELHLHGAPGVLGLLLDQFLAAGARSAEPGEFTARAFLAGALDLSQVHGIAGMIAARSDHQLQAAARLLHGALSRTALAAREELADLLSLVEGAMDFADEPIEFITPDDLRRRLNAIRGALDATAAAGLRAERWGELPRVLLSGPPNAGKSSLLNRLTGLDRAICAPIAGTTRDVLTAPLDLGDHECLLMDVAGHDDPTTDLDYAAQSAARAAIQSADLILKIVDASKPWEGDAPAEPTFIVVNKGDLLGDPEKDELRRLLANKSTHSAYFVSAATGDGCEALKLGIAQALRDLPVTINDAAIALVAEHRQALDDALRCLSSAIELAGRAGDSLTDADLIAAELHAAAAALATLVGRDDTEDLLGRIFSRFCVGK; translated from the coding sequence ATGAACCTCGACGACACCATTGTCGCCATCAGCTCGCCTCCGGGCGCTGCCCCGCGCGGAATCATCCGCCTCAGCGGGCCGGACGCGCGTACCATCGCCGCCCGTTTCTTCCATGCCGACTCTTCCGAATCGCTCGAACCCAATGTAGGGCAGGTCGAGTCTTCGAGACCTGCCGCTTCACTCGTCGGGCATGTCTCCATCGGCCGGACATCGTTGCCGGCATGCGCATACCTGTTCAATGCCCCCCGCAGCTTCACCCGACAGGACATCGTCGAATTACATCTCCACGGCGCGCCGGGCGTCCTCGGTTTATTGCTCGATCAGTTCCTCGCCGCCGGCGCGCGTTCCGCCGAACCCGGCGAGTTCACCGCCCGCGCCTTCCTCGCGGGTGCCCTCGATCTCTCCCAGGTCCACGGCATCGCCGGCATGATCGCCGCCCGCTCCGATCACCAACTACAGGCCGCCGCCCGACTCCTGCACGGCGCGCTCTCCCGCACCGCCCTCGCCGCCCGCGAAGAACTCGCCGACCTGCTATCGCTCGTAGAGGGAGCGATGGATTTCGCCGATGAGCCCATCGAATTCATTACCCCGGACGATCTCCGGCGGCGACTCAACGCCATACGCGGTGCGCTCGACGCGACCGCCGCCGCCGGTCTCCGCGCCGAACGCTGGGGCGAACTCCCCCGCGTCCTCCTCTCTGGTCCGCCAAACGCCGGCAAATCCAGCCTTCTCAACCGCCTCACCGGCCTCGACCGCGCCATCTGCGCCCCGATCGCCGGCACCACCCGCGACGTCCTCACCGCCCCGCTCGACTTGGGCGACCATGAATGTTTGCTCATGGACGTTGCAGGTCACGACGACCCGACCACCGATCTCGACTACGCCGCCCAATCCGCCGCCCGCGCCGCCATCCAATCTGCCGATTTGATCCTCAAGATCGTTGACGCTTCCAAGCCCTGGGAGGGCGATGCTCCCGCCGAGCCGACATTCATCGTCGTCAACAAAGGCGACCTTTTGGGCGACCCAGAAAAAGATGAACTCCGCCGGCTCTTGGCCAACAAATCCACTCATTCGGCCTACTTCGTCAGCGCCGCAACCGGAGATGGTTGCGAAGCCCTAAAGCTTGGCATTGCCCAAGCCCTTCGCGACCTGCCTGTCACCATCAACGACGCCGCCATCGCTCTCGTCGCCGAGCACCGCCAGGCCCTGGACGACGCCCTCCGCTGCCTGTCCAGCGCCATCGAACTCGCCGGCCGCGCCGGCGACTCCCTCACCGACGCCGACCTCATCGCCGCCGAACTCCACGCCGCCGCCGCCGCCCTCGCCACCCTCGTCGGTCGCGACGACACCGAAGACCTCCTCGGCCGCATCTTCTCCCGCTTCTGCGTCGGAAAATAG
- the rsmA gene encoding 16S rRNA (adenine(1518)-N(6)/adenine(1519)-N(6))-dimethyltransferase RsmA: MPPDTNPDTFQTQSTIRSLLDQAGISPRKRYGQHFLIDRNLMKRLVEAAEIAPTDCILEVGAGTGSLTGLLAATGARVLTVEVDSAIAKLAAKAIAPFPNATLLQVDALAGKSVIAPELLEAIRLNTRNSAAPLKLVANLPYDIATPLVIDLLLADLPLVRLCFTVQAEVADRFLAQPDCSDYGPISIIAQALCKCERIAKVPPQAFWPAPNVASAMLRLDPLPRNQRPIVDPIAFSHFVRAFFLHRRKTMGHLARSHSKADDIFAALSAMNLDPRSRPETLTVSQWIHLFQAVGDASSPDGYTRNSGDA, encoded by the coding sequence TCGACGATCCGATCGCTCCTGGACCAGGCCGGAATCTCCCCGCGCAAGCGCTACGGTCAGCATTTCCTCATCGATCGCAACCTGATGAAACGCCTCGTTGAAGCCGCCGAGATCGCTCCTACGGACTGCATCCTTGAAGTCGGCGCGGGCACCGGCAGCCTGACCGGCCTGCTCGCGGCGACGGGGGCCCGCGTCCTGACCGTTGAAGTGGATAGCGCAATCGCCAAGCTGGCCGCCAAGGCGATCGCCCCGTTTCCCAACGCCACGCTCCTGCAGGTGGACGCCCTGGCCGGAAAGTCAGTCATCGCCCCGGAACTCCTCGAGGCCATTCGGCTCAACACCAGGAACTCCGCGGCCCCGCTCAAACTCGTCGCCAACCTCCCCTACGACATCGCCACGCCGCTGGTCATCGACCTCCTCCTCGCCGATCTGCCGCTCGTTCGGCTCTGCTTCACGGTGCAGGCCGAAGTCGCCGATCGCTTCCTCGCCCAACCCGATTGCTCCGATTATGGACCCATCAGTATCATCGCCCAGGCCCTCTGCAAATGCGAACGGATCGCCAAGGTCCCGCCGCAGGCCTTCTGGCCGGCGCCCAACGTCGCCTCGGCCATGCTTCGCCTCGATCCGCTTCCCCGCAACCAACGGCCCATCGTTGATCCCATCGCGTTTTCCCACTTCGTCCGCGCCTTCTTCCTCCACCGCCGAAAGACGATGGGCCACCTCGCCCGGTCGCATTCCAAGGCAGATGACATCTTCGCGGCCCTCTCCGCGATGAATCTCGACCCGAGATCAAGACCGGAGACACTCACGGTTTCACAGTGGATTCATCTTTTTCAGGCCGTCGGTGACGCCTCCTCGCCCGACGGTTATACTCGCAATTCCGGCGATGCATGA
- a CDS encoding acyl-CoA thioesterase, which yields MNKNPEPPSITTTYLVKSEDLNHHHTLYAGRCVEWCVQMAYIAAENCFDQPRPIVFMSIRSLSMRTPARLGEIIQFTGRVDYIGESTIGIRVDARKLQPKDDPKPVATGTFLFCSVDEEGRSVPHGLTPLSNETSSSQTRWRNAERDLCGTGP from the coding sequence ATGAACAAAAACCCCGAGCCCCCGTCCATCACCACCACCTATCTCGTCAAGAGCGAAGACCTCAACCACCACCACACGCTTTACGCCGGTCGGTGCGTCGAATGGTGCGTGCAAATGGCCTATATCGCCGCCGAGAACTGCTTTGACCAGCCGCGGCCCATCGTCTTCATGTCCATTCGCAGCCTGTCGATGCGAACCCCCGCCCGGCTGGGCGAGATCATTCAATTTACCGGCCGCGTCGATTACATCGGCGAATCTACGATCGGCATCCGCGTCGATGCCCGCAAGCTCCAGCCCAAGGACGACCCCAAGCCGGTCGCGACGGGGACATTCCTCTTCTGCTCGGTCGACGAGGAGGGACGGTCGGTTCCCCACGGTCTGACGCCGCTGTCGAACGAGACGTCCTCATCCCAGACCCGTTGGAGAAACGCGGAACGCGATCTATGTGGCACCGGCCCATAG